Proteins from one Microbacterium sp. Root553 genomic window:
- a CDS encoding Ig-like domain-containing protein: MLMGIAGLLGGALPAAAAPTVTYPGAISNVVLEGQNGGGPLEQWQTVRISGDWSVPEGAHAGETFGMTLPAEFSRQAAGTFDILDPETNEVMATCVVAAGQGPDMVCTLTDAVEGKEDVGGTFWMQARASQSTTDETVEFDLGDTIEIVDLPGDGGIVPTNPTEQAKPYKFGGQTTTDGRLKWVVGVPSGYVTDGSFTIADTLDGTHSAHHYTGEVLLRQQAVENGQLVGGWTVLGPESYQTVFADDGGSFRFTASGLPHSGFAYELIYYTQADGPVAPGDVFGNKAVVNTFETSATHTVTESGGGGGTGVEFTRFSIMKQLTGPLAEAARSATYTVRYSVKGSDAPATAMTVPVGESVASTRAPLGSTFVIEEVDLPSIEGVTWGPWTITGEGVVDVGNGTFEVTPSSNAGVALTLTNTANPVTPPPSVPPTTPPPSVPPTVPPTPTPPPGVRTPPPGGLALTGGEIGYGFLALAVALIAGGGIATGVAARRRASAEQL; this comes from the coding sequence ATGCTCATGGGCATCGCGGGTCTGCTCGGGGGCGCGCTGCCTGCGGCCGCCGCGCCGACGGTGACCTACCCCGGTGCGATCTCGAACGTGGTGCTCGAGGGGCAGAACGGGGGCGGTCCGCTCGAGCAGTGGCAGACGGTGCGAATCTCCGGTGACTGGAGCGTGCCGGAGGGGGCGCACGCCGGGGAGACCTTCGGCATGACCCTGCCTGCCGAGTTCAGCCGTCAGGCCGCGGGCACGTTCGACATCCTCGACCCGGAGACGAACGAGGTCATGGCGACATGCGTCGTCGCCGCGGGGCAGGGGCCCGACATGGTGTGCACGCTCACCGACGCCGTCGAGGGTAAGGAAGACGTGGGCGGCACCTTCTGGATGCAGGCCAGGGCATCGCAGTCCACGACCGACGAGACGGTCGAGTTCGACCTGGGAGACACGATCGAGATCGTCGACCTCCCCGGAGACGGCGGCATCGTGCCCACAAACCCCACGGAGCAGGCGAAGCCCTACAAGTTCGGTGGTCAGACCACGACCGACGGCCGGCTGAAGTGGGTCGTCGGAGTCCCGAGCGGATACGTCACCGACGGATCCTTCACGATCGCCGACACCCTCGACGGCACCCACAGCGCACACCACTACACGGGCGAGGTGCTGCTGCGGCAGCAGGCGGTGGAGAACGGACAGCTCGTGGGCGGCTGGACCGTCCTCGGTCCCGAGAGCTACCAGACGGTGTTCGCCGACGACGGCGGCTCCTTCCGATTCACGGCATCCGGGCTCCCGCACAGCGGCTTCGCCTACGAGCTGATCTATTACACGCAGGCCGACGGCCCGGTGGCGCCGGGCGACGTCTTCGGCAACAAGGCGGTCGTGAACACCTTCGAGACGTCGGCCACGCACACCGTCACCGAGTCGGGCGGAGGAGGCGGCACCGGTGTCGAATTCACCCGGTTCTCGATCATGAAGCAGCTCACCGGCCCGCTGGCAGAGGCCGCGCGCTCGGCGACGTACACCGTGCGGTACTCCGTGAAGGGATCCGATGCCCCCGCCACGGCCATGACGGTGCCGGTCGGCGAATCCGTCGCCAGCACGAGGGCACCTCTGGGGTCGACATTCGTGATCGAGGAGGTCGACCTGCCGAGCATCGAGGGCGTCACCTGGGGCCCCTGGACGATTACCGGTGAGGGCGTCGTCGACGTCGGCAACGGAACCTTCGAGGTCACGCCGTCGTCGAACGCGGGGGTGGCGCTGACACTCACCAACACCGCGAATCCGGTGACGCCGCCGCCATCCGTTCCGCCGACGACGCCCCCGCCGTCTGTGCCGCCGACTGTGCCCCCCACCCCGACGCCGCCTCCGGGCGTGCGGACTCCGCCTCCCGGCGGGCTGGCGCTGACCGGAGGCGAGATCGGGTACGGGTTCCTGGCGCTCGCCGTCGCGCTGATCGCGGGTGGCGGCATCGCCACCGGCGTCGCGGCCCGGCGCCGTGCGAGCGCCGAACAGCTCTGA